A stretch of Pomacea canaliculata isolate SZHN2017 linkage group LG6, ASM307304v1, whole genome shotgun sequence DNA encodes these proteins:
- the LOC112566121 gene encoding receptor-type tyrosine-protein phosphatase eta-like yields MCNQLLTCRSPTNKCLCPNGSFRYNNTCYTVEQLKVTEIKNTFDETSLNLTWKPPNLGANFSYNVSLNSGLSNGVTVPSTRFEGLAPGTLYTVSVVTSVLRDPGYSSTGVEYSPNVSNSFYTKPAMPGPLSASVYLGPNVNLTFTKSVGGVAFYIVTVTQRESGRQWTKNISSQSDPVRVELANQTAGAYYNVTIIAYSGGISSDTRTATYRVEVDVAGGVTELNVTQSGSRWVHVKWRPPTNPNGEILGYTVTVARSNNSTCVSGVAVLCSNCSELTLKQNSTSLKMPDVSNCTKNDSKKQTYEELKSDMWQEVNVTSLSPYVTYQVTVVAVNEKGRGQESNKDFKTQSEAAENLVSLTVEEPGTVGQLNITWVPGEETGNTSYNVTWFEESSIGSGEFNIYKGGSILSGYTQNKYTIRGLLSYWKYLVSVRPSTEIGLSPEENHTVARTLDSAPGEVEIFNISQPSDSATYLQFTVSCPNEKERNGVILFFVVRASVPANETLGSVSVTNGCKQNYTFNAPVKAETNYTLEAFANTSKHEGISKTNKFYVAPRAPTLTVDPDFGGSLLKDASGVTQTSAVINICPCLVTDRSQGNITLAGLIVCKGNCETSTSSDPNHFRSGVMTWKQFKDKGYEGSYRPTPDDWHETQHVGSSRRKRSTLLSRSIRATLNPINFTLGDDVNCEQKDNSVYCNGPLPPGYTFA; encoded by the exons ATGTGCAACCAGCTTCTGACATGTCGCAGTCCTACAAACAAGTGTTTGTGTCCAAACGGCTCCTTCAGATACAACAACACGTGCTACACAg TGGAACAGTTAAAGGTAACGGAGATAAAAAACACTTTCGATGAAACATCTCTCAATCTAACATGGAAGCCCCCCAATTTGGGTGCGAACTTCAGTTACAATGTGTCTCTCAACAGTGGATTGAGTAACGGGGTGACTGTACCATCAACAAGATTTGAGGGTTTAGCACCTGGAACACTCTACACAGTCAGTGTCGTCACAAGCGTTCTGAGAGACCCAGGTTATAGTAGCACTGGAGTGGAATACTCACCTAATGTCTCCAACAGTTTTTATACAA agCCCGCTATGCCCGGTCCTCTAAGTGCAAGTGTTTATTTGGGTCCAAACGTCAACCTTACATTCACAAAGTCTGTCGGAGGTGTGGCTTTCTACATTGTTACTGTAACACAGCGCGAGTCAGGCAGACAATGGACAAAGAACATCAGCTCACAAAGTGACCCTGTACGCGTCGAGCTCGCTAATCAGACGGCTGGAGCATATTACAATGTAACAATCATAGCCTACAGTGGTGGCATTAGCAGTGACACCCGTACTGCAACCTACCGGGTGGAAGTTGACG TTGCTGGGGGAGTCACAGAGTTAAATGTGACTCAGTCAGGAAGCAGATGGGTCCACGTGAAATGGAGACCCCCGACAAATCCAAACGGCGAAATACTGGGCTACACTGTGACAGTGGCTCGTTCGAACAACTCAACTTGTGTCTCAGGAGTCGCTGTTTTATGTTCAAACTGCAGCGAATTG ACGCTTAAACAGAATTCAACTTCACTGAAGATGCCAGATGTTTCTAACTGCACTAAAAACGACTCCAAGAAGCAGACATATGAAGAGCTAAAGTCAGATATGTGGCAAGAAGTGAACGTCACATCACTGTCCCCGTATGTTACGTACCAAGTGACGGTCGTCGCTGTCAACGAGAAAGGACGGGGACAAGAAAGCAACAAAGATTTCAAAACACAAAGTGAAG CTGCAGAGAATTTGGTAAGTTTGACTGTGGAGGAGCCTGGGACTGTTGGACAACTGAACATCACATGGGTACCAGGAGAGGAAACGGGCAACACCTCCTACAATGTAACATGGTTTGAAGAATCCAGTATTGGTTCTGGAGAGTTCAACATCTATAAAGGCGGCTCCATTCTCTCTG GTTACACGCAGAATAAATACACAATACGTGGTCTTCTGAGCTACTGGAAATACCTAGTCAGTGTCAGACCTTCAACAGAAATAGGCCTTTCACCTGAAGAGAATCACACCGTCGCTCGTACTTTGGATTCAG CACCTGGTGAAGTCGAGATATTTAATATAAGCCAGCCTTCAGACTCTGCAACATATCTTCAATTTACCGTCAGCTGCCcgaacgagaaagagagaaacggGGTTATCCTCTTTTTTGTTGTCAGAGCTTCCGTTCCAGCAAATGAG ACGCTGGGTTCTGTGAGTGTTACAAACGGCTGCAAACAGAACTACACTTTTAATGCTCCCGTGAAGGCAGAAACTAATTACACATTGGAG GCCTTTGCGAACACCAGCAAGCATGAAGGAATTTCTAAGACTAACAAGTTTTATGTTGCTCCTAGAG CTCCAACATTGACTGTCGATCCTGACTTCGGTGGATCACTTCTGAAAGATGCTAGTGGTGTGACCCAAACCTCAGCTGTAATAAATATCTGTCCTTGTCTGGTCACAGACCGCTCACAGGGAAACATCACACTAGCAGGTCTTATAGTCTGCAAAGGAAACTGCGAAACCT caacatCTTCTGATCCTAATCATTTCCGATCTGGTGTCATGACGTGGAAACAATTCAAGGACAAGGGCTATGAGGGAAGTTACAGGCCGACCCCTGATGACTGGCATGAGACTCAACACGTTG GGTCATCCCGAAGAAAAAGGTCAACCTTGCTGTCACGTTCCATCCGTGCAACGCTCAATCCGATAAACTTCACCTTAGGGGATGACGTGAACTGTGAGCAGAAGGACAACAGTGTTTACTGTAACGGACCCTTGCCCCCTGGCTACACATTTGCGTAA